Proteins from a genomic interval of Syntrophomonadaceae bacterium:
- a CDS encoding transposase — protein sequence MKTYCFKLYHSKRNKKLHRLLNIAGSIYNHLIALHKRYYRLYGKSLNVNKLMKHITKLKKLKRFAYWNLLGSQAIQDIAQRIDKGYKLFFGNHKRGIRSAPPSFKKVRKYKSFTLKQAGYHLLNGNRIRIMGQEYKYFKSREIEGTVKTITVKRDLLGDIYIYLTCETDEVLVKPRSGKSVGYDFGFKTFLKSSNGADIISPLFFRQGTRKIRALSKSLSRKKKGSRNREKARIKLVRAHKIIASQRKDFHFKLAGDLASGYALICIEDLNIKAMQRRWGRKISDLGHGQFIGILESQCAKTGSLVVKIPRYYPSSKLCSTAGCGHKLDELPLDVREWTCPKCATVHDRDLNAARNILRVGASNPWGEGVRPASAGVL from the coding sequence ATGAAAACCTATTGCTTTAAGCTCTATCACTCCAAGCGAAACAAGAAACTGCACCGGCTGCTGAACATTGCCGGCAGTATCTATAATCATCTGATCGCGCTGCACAAACGGTATTATCGCCTCTACGGGAAAAGCCTGAATGTCAATAAACTGATGAAGCATATCACAAAACTGAAAAAATTAAAGCGTTTTGCATACTGGAATCTGCTGGGCTCTCAAGCGATACAGGATATTGCTCAGCGCATCGACAAGGGTTATAAACTGTTTTTCGGAAACCACAAGCGAGGCATTCGCTCGGCACCGCCTTCTTTCAAGAAAGTCCGGAAATATAAGTCGTTCACCCTGAAGCAGGCCGGGTACCACTTGCTTAACGGCAACAGAATCCGGATCATGGGACAAGAATACAAGTATTTTAAGTCCCGCGAGATCGAAGGGACAGTCAAAACCATAACCGTCAAACGGGATTTGCTGGGAGACATTTATATCTATTTGACTTGCGAAACAGATGAAGTCCTGGTCAAACCCAGATCGGGTAAAAGCGTCGGGTACGACTTCGGATTCAAAACGTTTCTCAAGAGCTCCAACGGAGCAGACATAATATCTCCCCTGTTTTTCAGGCAAGGAACAAGAAAAATCCGGGCATTGAGCAAATCATTGTCGCGCAAGAAAAAGGGCTCCCGGAACCGGGAAAAGGCGCGGATCAAGCTTGTCAGAGCGCACAAGATAATTGCTAGCCAGCGCAAAGATTTTCATTTTAAACTGGCCGGGGATTTAGCCAGTGGATATGCCCTGATTTGCATTGAGGATTTAAACATCAAAGCAATGCAAAGGCGTTGGGGCAGGAAAATATCCGACCTGGGTCACGGGCAGTTTATTGGCATCCTTGAGAGTCAATGCGCAAAAACCGGATCACTGGTGGTTAAAATCCCGAGATACTACCCTTCAAGCAAGTTGTGCTCCACCGCCGGTTGTGGACATAAACTTGATGAACTGCCACTTGATGTACGCGAGTGGACGTGTCCAAAGTGTGCAACGGTACACGACCGGGATCTGAACGCAGCCCGGAATATTTTAAGGGTGGGGGCATCCAACCCTTGGGGAGAAGGAGTAAGACCTGCTTCGGCGGGCGTCCTTTGA
- a CDS encoding DUF3841 domain-containing protein codes for MLVNGEEDKWEEADAWFDSLSPDKKDAMRRKSWERIFDKDDADNDWKFVQATFWELRTEQIKASANLS; via the coding sequence ATCCTTGTAAACGGTGAAGAAGACAAGTGGGAGGAAGCCGATGCGTGGTTCGATAGCCTGTCTCCTGATAAAAAGGATGCCATGAGAAGAAAATCGTGGGAGCGAATATTCGACAAGGACGATGCAGACAATGATTGGAAATTCGTACAGGCTACTTTCTGGGAATTACGAACTGAGCAAATAAAAGCGTCCGCAAATTTATCATAG
- the tnpA gene encoding IS200/IS605 family transposase, with protein MKGPNNWFDFAADDIKSGEILLREGMYNMACFHAQQAAEKALKGFLVFTKTSSPRIHNLPELLDECSAMNGKRWKKSATTVYNIGYHFIWCPKYRRKILAGEVAERLKALLLEKASQIQMEIARMEIMPDHVHLFVKATPVNSPHFIAHQLKGYTSRIIRIEFPCIKSRLPSLWTRSYYCESVGHISEKTVRRYIEEQKNR; from the coding sequence ATGAAAGGCCCAAACAACTGGTTTGACTTTGCGGCTGACGATATTAAATCCGGGGAAATACTGCTGAGAGAAGGAATGTATAACATGGCCTGTTTTCATGCTCAACAGGCTGCTGAAAAGGCTCTTAAAGGATTCCTTGTTTTCACAAAGACATCTTCTCCAAGGATACATAACCTTCCTGAATTGTTGGATGAATGCAGCGCCATGAACGGTAAACGATGGAAAAAATCAGCGACAACAGTATACAACATTGGGTACCATTTCATCTGGTGCCCTAAGTACCGCAGAAAAATCCTCGCCGGGGAAGTGGCGGAACGCCTGAAAGCCTTGCTGCTCGAAAAAGCTAGCCAGATTCAGATGGAAATCGCACGGATGGAAATCATGCCGGATCATGTGCACTTGTTCGTCAAGGCAACGCCTGTCAACAGCCCGCATTTTATCGCACACCAACTGAAAGGCTACACATCCCGCATAATTCGAATCGAATTTCCCTGCATAAAAAGCCGCCTCCCCTCCCTCTGGACAAGATCGTATTATTGCGAATCGGTCGGCCACATTTCCGAAAAAACCGTCCGCAGGTACATCGAGGAGCAAAAGAACAGATGA
- a CDS encoding type II toxin-antitoxin system HicB family antitoxin — protein MQKDRYIFPAIFDYADDGISIEFPDLPGCLPCADTTEEALKNAQEAMALHLYGMERDGDEIPDPTSVIKLHPQTNQAIVLIEAWMPFYRNVIENHAVKKTLTIPKWLNDLAEEKQVNFSQLLQTSLKKHLGVTDYKPKTKRQA, from the coding sequence ATGCAAAAAGATAGATACATCTTTCCCGCGATCTTTGATTATGCCGATGACGGAATCTCGATTGAATTCCCCGACTTACCTGGCTGCCTTCCATGTGCCGATACTACCGAAGAGGCACTAAAGAATGCTCAGGAGGCCATGGCCCTTCATCTGTACGGCATGGAGCGTGATGGTGACGAAATTCCGGACCCTACATCGGTGATAAAGTTACACCCTCAAACTAATCAGGCTATTGTGCTTATTGAGGCATGGATGCCCTTCTACCGGAATGTAATTGAAAACCATGCCGTGAAAAAGACCCTAACTATCCCTAAATGGCTCAATGACTTGGCCGAGGAAAAACAGGTTAACTTTTCTCAATTACTGCAAACTTCTCTAAAAAAGCACTTGGGAGTAACCGATTATAAGCCGAAAACAAAACGGCAAGCCTAA
- a CDS encoding DUF2200 domain-containing protein, with protein sequence MKNERIYKMRFSSVYPMYVKKAEKKGRTKEEVDTVICWLTGYDGPGLQAQIKKEVDFETFFAEAPQINPNATKITGVVCGVRVEEIDDPLIQKIRWLDKLVDELAKGKATDKVLRI encoded by the coding sequence ATGAAAAACGAGCGTATATACAAGATGAGATTTTCCAGCGTTTATCCTATGTATGTCAAAAAAGCAGAGAAAAAGGGTCGCACAAAAGAAGAAGTCGACACAGTTATTTGCTGGCTGACAGGATATGACGGGCCGGGCTTGCAGGCGCAAATCAAGAAAGAGGTTGATTTCGAGACGTTCTTTGCCGAAGCCCCGCAAATCAACCCAAATGCCACCAAAATCACGGGAGTAGTCTGCGGCGTTCGCGTTGAGGAAATCGACGACCCGCTAATACAGAAGATTCGCTGGCTGGATAAGTTGGTGGATGAACTGGCGAAGGGCAAGGCGACGGATAAGGTATTAAGGATTTGA
- a CDS encoding DUF4180 domain-containing protein: MQTKIIGDIAVVNSETPLITDAQSALDLIASIGYEHNVTKIAISKAAISEDFFRLSTGFAGEVVQKFVNYGYRLAIIGDFSGYTSKPLHDYIYECNNGKHLSFVTDEGEAVRKLGVSNG; the protein is encoded by the coding sequence ATGCAAACAAAAATTATCGGCGATATAGCCGTTGTAAATAGCGAAACGCCGCTCATCACCGACGCACAGTCCGCGCTTGACTTGATTGCGTCTATCGGCTACGAGCATAACGTAACGAAAATAGCAATCAGCAAAGCTGCCATCAGCGAAGACTTCTTCCGTTTGTCCACAGGCTTTGCGGGCGAGGTCGTGCAGAAGTTTGTCAACTACGGTTATCGGCTTGCCATCATCGGCGACTTTTCAGGCTACACGAGCAAGCCGCTACACGACTACATCTACGAGTGCAACAACGGCAAGCACCTAAGTTTTGTCACTGACGAGGGTGAGGCCGTGCGAAAACTGGGAGTATCCAATGGTTAA
- a CDS encoding NifU family protein produces the protein MREKVEAALEKVRPFLQRDGGDVQLVDVSEDGIVQVRLKGACSGCPGAAMTLKMGIERVLKEQVPEVKEVKAVQ, from the coding sequence TTGCGGGAAAAAGTGGAAGCTGCTTTGGAAAAAGTCCGCCCCTTCTTGCAGAGGGATGGCGGGGATGTTCAGTTAGTGGATGTAAGCGAAGACGGAATAGTGCAGGTACGATTGAAAGGGGCTTGCTCCGGTTGCCCAGGCGCGGCAATGACCCTGAAAATGGGCATTGAGCGGGTATTAAAAGAACAGGTGCCTGAAGTAAAAGAAGTTAAGGCTGTTCAATGA
- a CDS encoding HAMP domain-containing histidine kinase → MSLGWSYSTDRLDRKKYLGFSITGAPIPQDIRSIIFTAGYTTKDRTQHSGLGLFIVKQIVNRHGGQLDMVEPEDYPGVQFVIFIPWNN, encoded by the coding sequence CTGTCGTTGGGATGGAGTTATAGCACAGACAGGCTTGACAGGAAGAAATATTTAGGATTTTCAATTACCGGAGCTCCCATCCCGCAGGACATCCGGAGCATCATATTTACTGCCGGGTATACCACCAAGGATAGAACCCAGCACAGTGGTCTGGGATTGTTCATAGTAAAACAGATCGTGAACCGCCACGGGGGGCAGTTAGACATGGTGGAACCAGAGGACTACCCGGGTGTCCAGTTCGTGATCTTCATACCTTGGAATAACTAA
- a CDS encoding nucleotidyltransferase domain-containing protein encodes MVSLQQSQYEDKIAARKLILENELARIVSVLVNKYEPLKIVLFGSLVTGDIHEYSDIDLVVIKNSQKGFYERLEEVGLLVMSRRGADILVYTPEEFEIVQDRLFFQEEVLKKGKVLYERPKQLV; translated from the coding sequence ATGGTGTCTCTTCAACAATCCCAATACGAGGATAAAATCGCCGCCAGAAAGTTAATTTTGGAAAATGAATTAGCAAGAATAGTTTCGGTTTTAGTCAACAAGTATGAGCCTTTGAAGATAGTGTTATTTGGTTCCCTTGTCACTGGCGATATCCATGAATACAGCGATATTGATCTAGTAGTAATAAAAAATTCTCAAAAGGGATTTTACGAAAGATTGGAAGAAGTAGGTTTGCTCGTCATGTCCAGAAGAGGGGCTGATATCTTGGTTTATACGCCGGAAGAATTTGAAATTGTACAGGACCGTTTATTTTTTCAGGAAGAAGTTTTAAAGAAAGGTAAGGTGTTGTATGAAAGGCCCAAACAACTGGTTTGA